aaagtgaaagagtggcgtcagtggtcagcactttgacacgctaacatttgtggaacaacacagcccagcatgacccattgctggacggtgttgttctacaaaggcatgcggttcaaagtgaaagagtggcgtcagtggtcagcactttgacacgctaacatttgtggaacaacacagcccagcatgacccattgctggacggtgttgttctacaaaggcatgcggttcaaagtgaaagagtggcgtcagtggtcagcactttgacacactaacatttgtggaacaacacagcccagcatgacccattgctggacggtgttgttctacaaaggcatgcggttcaaagtgaaagagtggcgtcagtggtcagcactttgacacactaacatttgtggaacaacacagcccagcatgacccattgctggatggtgttgttctacaaaggcatgcggttcaaagtgaaagagtggcgtcagtggtcagcactttgacacactaacatttgtggaacaacacagcccagcatgacccattgctggacggtgttgttctacaaaggcatgcggttcaaagtgaaagagtggcgtcagtggtcagcactttgacacactaacatttgtggaacaacacagcccagcatgacccattgctggacggtgttgttctacaaaggcatgcggttcaaagtgaaagagtggcgtcagtggtcagcactttgacacactaacatttgtggaacaacacagcccagcatgacccattgctggacggtgttgttctacaaaggcatgcggttcaaagtgaaagagtggcgtcagtggtcagcactttgacacactaacatttgtggaacaacacagcccagcatgacccattgctggacggtgttgttctacaaaggcatgcggttcaaagtgaaagagaggcgtcagtggtcagcactttgacacactaacatttgtggaacaacacagcccagcatgacccattgctggacggtgttgttctacaaaggcatgcggttcaaagtttcttgaattaaacatggttctactcaccttggtacgcacaacacaactttatgccgtccacttcatttctcctcaccaatcctatgaataagtcaaaaacacagactagtgaatagtaaattcacacaatgaaagcctactgtacaccattacaaaaaggatttttgaaagaaaaagggggtatcagaatagctctttggcccatcatacatgtagccgcaaggcgctttcatccgttaccacacgcgcccgcatacatgcccgcgcatgtatgcctacacaaagctccttggtagtacccggtcacgggtggggaaggccaacaaagaaaaaacaatagtaagaaaaacaacaaactaatgggaggggaagaaagggatacatgaaaaacatttaaaataaaataaaataatacgaccgggtttatggtggaagtctgtccggatcctcttcttccccctgatagggcgtggatgtcctgggaggctggggagtatGTAGACTGGTCCTCGGTGCCCATGCTGCTGAAGATtgtgcggccggtggtggaggcatctggggggtggggtacatccctgtatatccctggtacatctgtgactgtctgtactgggatgggacttgaggaagggtacgatgcgtccttgtggcttgcgacggcggatatggtggatcaccagcgtgttgatgagctggtactgggagcttatcatagatcatctgcagtgtggttgcgatgagctgTTGGCTGGAAGAGGAGTGTCGATGACTCTCCGACATGTTCTTATTGCTTTCTGCCAGACATGAGGTATTTTCCACAAGCTTGAGCAAGGAATCGGACATAATGCTAAGTACGCTCCTATTCTCTCTACGATCTTCAATTATGatctgtagtattgtggccgtgctgtcggaaagagtcttCTGCAGTTCTTGCAGACtgttggacattttctccattgtcctctcaatgttgtccagtctgcttcccacgacatttgtgtacgtatcctggcgggtcccaatctccgatgccagggtgtgaaccctctgaacagttgagggattctgcccttcctggatgtctgccaccacttgcatttgggcagctgaaaagaaaaattgaaaatattatacacattcatcatacacttgtttgaaggctcacaattcaatttactcacacagggatgtagcaactgcagcctgctgcacttccacctcgtcatcctctaacgactcctgtaggagatccggcctgaagtaggaaccaatccccgaagctagtccgctgctggtccgtggcaccactgtttgcaaaataattttttggggaaagttaataaactttacacaactgctgacccccccccccccccccacaaaaaaaaatacaaaccttctccatcctgtggtgccgctgctccaggagctccacttgtcctcgtttctgaagacttttcaagggtctggctggatacatctgcacggctgtcctcaaacccaagaaaagtctcgtctgttaaccctgtagactcaaacagatcgggtgatgggtccacaagggttgtgtcttgaggctcttcagtcccagagctcctggagagacgacgatctggtgatggcctgcgcgcaggagcagtagtttggcgcccatcttgtggtgtggtcgccgacggtgtctggcacaCAGGTGATAGTCTGagcgctgacgtcgtctggtgcacaggtgacaaactgcgcgatgacgaactgtggcgcacaggtgacgatatGCGCGCTCctgatgcctgctgcacaggtgacggtccgtgcgctggcgatgtcctgtgcgcaggtgatgtcctctgggcaggcctgtctgaaaaacaaaaaaactcacattagcaaatacaaaattTTTTCGTTagtacagctcatgtgaatgtattcttaccatcaggcctccttttggactgcttgtctcccgccttcttccgtcatctgggcggttcttcctcctcgggaaagccatcggatggctggagtccacacctccgcgaactccttcgaccatggcagggttcatgcaccttctaataacgttctcccagggtagccacttcatattgagagccgggccacctcccgtagctgtctcatgtcggcgctgaatccccatcttctttttggtctgtctgcggcaatcactgtaccgcttcatacagtttctggtgctccggcggtttccagatactgcagtgacttggctcgcgatggaatcccagatgcttcgctttgtcctagctgctgtggtctgtgcccttggtccatacagaatgtcgtaggacctgtcgacgccatccactagggaacagttttccgcctcagtgtatctgggtccacgcggctttttcggtcctgcatcttcaccagaggcttcctcctccgactgctcctctggctggcttcttgcctttaggaattgaaaaaaaaacccatgcatttaataagatcggtatgtacctgtgagtgttagtatccctggcattgcgcacatatacctgtaggtgtgcatggcagtgcgtaaACTAGGGTGGGTCAAGTTgaatgctatttgtgtctgcaggtgttgtcagtacctttctactaggctttttcttagatttctcatgggcccttgacgaccgcggctggtcactggatgcctggtcggtcgtatcctcctcccgggtcggctcccactcctcgttgctatgcagggatagatccgagggggtgggggaaggggggggggggggtcggtctgcttgtccctggacatctctgttttaaaaagaacaaaaaaaaataataattttatatatatatatatatatatatatatatatatatacaaacagagaacccagcactcaccaaagtaaactcacttatcctcaacaattcaataaataaatgatgggggtttagttggtggattggccaatgcacggaagcctgtataccgattcaaggtaccccaccttcatacaggtcctacactatcacagagtcttaaaacctgactaccacactgctgcatcatctgcctgctagatgtaatgtgtacctgccacagactttatggcttttaaaggcacactagtcacctattgcactggctcaaagatgattgctaaaaaacagctgagacaggttaaggataagtgagtttactttggtgagtgctgggtcctctgtttgtatttattagagcgatgtggtcatgggcttcatgcaccccgccctgtgagtggtaagtgcagctgtgtgccccgcttctgtggtggagagtgcagtgttacatgcaccccaccctgtgagtggtaagtgcatagctgtgccccgcttctggtgcggtgagtgctgtggtttttactctgtgtgtatatgaaggggttaatctatggttagctcttattaaccgtggccactagctttctcatgcaccctgtgtggactttattatcctgaacctgtctcagctgttttttagcaatcatctttgagccagtgcaataggtgactagtgtgcctttaaaagccataaagtctgtggcaggtacacattacatctagcaggcagatgatgcagcagtgtggtagtcaggttttaagactctgtgatagtgtaggacctgtatgaaggtggggtaccttgaatcggtatacaggcttccgtgcattggccaatccaccaactaaacccccatcatttatttattgaattgttgaggataagtgagtttactttggtgagtgctgggttctctgtttgtatttattagagcgatgtggtcatgggcttcatgcaccccgccctgtgagtggtaagtgcagctgtgtgccccgcttctgtggtggagagtgcagtgttacatgcaccccaccctgtgagtggtaagtgcatagctgtgccccgcttctggtgcggtgagtgctgtggtttttactctgtgtgtatatatatatatatatatatatataaatataaatttacatttaccacattacataattaaatgcaatcacatgtcatgctgctgggaccccagttctcaagcaggaccaaaacaccatccctgcacatactggaaatcAAAAATGTCTGACACACAAAATGtctgacacacaaaatggctgacacaccagTGGTAAAATAGGAGAGAAAAAACAGGTTTGACTGACAACCGACacaacatgtcgaccgcatggcagccacagacttgctccaaatcaccctaaACTAGTCAGAAATCATCccagcacactctggaggtacaccagtggtaaaataggagggaaaaaacaggtttggcaaacaaacgacaccacatgtcgaccgcattgctaccgacacacactaaaaatcAGCCCAAGCTAGCTAAAAATcaatcctgcacatgctggaggtacaccaatgcaaaaggaaggcccaaaaagtaattttaagaaaagaaaaattttttgaaaaactaccccaaaacacaaatctccacaaaaaaatgcagcaaaactaacaggagctatacacatacctgcacacatacccaaacaccccatgtacacctcatggcaacccccactacacaaacacatacatgcaacaccagacccacatgtggtacttacctgcaaatgtagtaaaagctcctaaaatggctctcctccggggtaacaggtatcctcctgtctgtcctggaataaagcctgctggggtgtccaaacaataccacagcaaacaaccaatttgttagctctgcacctcctcacacctctctgcaggttcacaaaatggctgcagagcacgcagcaaacaagccctaataaagggctgctttcggcgggaagtcgaattcgggacgcccattactcgccgattgggccgttatccgccaaggggtgtgtcgaatccgttttgcgttgcatatggtgaattcatggtcccggcggcagggctgtGGCTGTCGAGTGCAGGCGAATTtttaaacggacgaaaaaaaggcgcgattcgcccgcaattgcatatacccctaatatATATACCTCTAATATGTTAATTAATTGACCGCAGTACTGCACATATCAGCTGATTCAGCTGCATTTAAATACAATCGATCTAATGTGAGTGATTACAGCTGAATCTGTATACAGTTTATATACAATCAGAAATATTGTGGCTACATTTTATCTGgttattattggcataactgtttttattgtgttgaactctaataaatattagaaatatttttatttatataccatcagcgctcttttatgtctctattgaaacttaaacaatttatatcgtctaaggcatccagttgccgcataggAGCTGCTGTCTAATAATCAATATGTTTggtgctcatttaatacatgtagcattgcattagcgcctgatttagctaggtaattatatcttgcattttgtcacctcactgacgtgacaggctcagctgtcagtcatgcagccccactgctcccactctctccgtactcatacatacatgcctttctgggagtgtctcgtcctggctgtcagtcatgcagccccactgcgcccactctctccgtactcatacatacatgcctttctgggagtgtctcgtcctggctgtcagtcatgcagccccactgctcccactctctccgtactcatacatacatgcctttctgggagtgtctcgtcctggttgtcagtcatgcagccccactgctcccactctctccgtactcatacatacatgcctttctgggagtgtctcgtcctggctgtcagtcatgcagccccactgctcccactctctccgtactcatacatacatgtctttctgggagtgtctcgtcctggctgtcagtgatgcagacccactgcgcccactctctccgtactcatacatacatgcctttctgggagtgtctcgtcctgggtgtcagtcatgcagccccactgcgcccactctctctgtactcatacatacatgcctttctgggagtgtctcgtcctggttg
The sequence above is drawn from the Pseudophryne corroboree isolate aPseCor3 unplaced genomic scaffold, aPseCor3.hap2 scaffold_1570, whole genome shotgun sequence genome and encodes:
- the LOC135000758 gene encoding uncharacterized protein LOC135000758 produces the protein MQVVADIQEGQNPSTVQRVHTLASEIGTRQDTYTNVVGSRLDNIERTMEKMSNSLQELQKTLSDSTATILQIIIEDRRENRSVLSIMSDSLLKLVENTSCLAESNKNMSESHRHSSSSQQLIATTLQMIYDKLPVPAHQHAGDPPYPPSQATRTHRTLPQVPSQYRQSQMYQGYTGMYPTPQMPPPPAAQSSAAWAPRTSLHTPQPPRTSTPYQGEEEDPDRLPP